A single region of the Sorghum bicolor cultivar BTx623 chromosome 9, Sorghum_bicolor_NCBIv3, whole genome shotgun sequence genome encodes:
- the LOC8062701 gene encoding uncharacterized protein LOC8062701, with protein sequence MKSAPVFKMEEANGAVDLEVDIIGPGAAGSKVASVEDPDATECSSSFGDTLSGSEDDARPSEISDIEVDSPFCRYPPNGDAAALLDAAASDNLDRLLKKKKVTDHWRKYVSPLMWRCQWLELRMKDLQSQVSKYDKELAVLKHEKELQTKMIELDCSSSRSVPFSSLCCRKTMKRRRRKRNEDKIDTSSYISNHTVFSYFEKTEADGHSIEDNANLADDNTKGNNDADWLLGIEGGDTTVEQILLSIQAAQDRVFSLRSNLKQAMAKKNKGITLKIHTSVNGTQSSNCSPGKGKVAGLHERSPQDTSECDMDDSAMPDSAVSSYGEASNMDIFESTMSLLSEGPHRIGEFRESSEDVLIDNQAAEEGYQNFEVISHPSKRLRVSVKREAGAHSEDESVAPVIAVKKEETQEEATTSFSLHGAFLKPCFTGKRQERKPKKQMKRRRGGPSAAAALISWRSKRIRKKKQL encoded by the exons ATGAAGTCTGCTCCTGTCTTTAAAATGGAGGAGGCTAATGGAGCAGTGGATCTGGAGGTTGACATTATCGGCCCAGGTGCTGCCGGTAGCAAGGTAGCCTCAGTTGAGGACCCTGACGCTACAGAGTGTTCAAGTTCCTTTGGGGACACTCTGTCAGGATCGGAGGATGATGCAAGGCCTTCAGAGATTAGCGACATTGAGGTGGACTCGCCGTTCTGCCGCTATCCTCCTAATGGTGATGCTGCTGCTCTACTCGATGCAGCTGCTTCAGACAATTTGGATAGACTATTGAA GAAGAAAAAGGTGACTGATCATTGGAGAAAGTATGTGAGCCCATTAATGTGGAGATGCCAATGGCTAGAACTGCGGATGAAGGATTTGCAATCTCAAGTGTCTAAATATGACAAGGAGCTTGCAGTACTCAAGCATGAGAAGGAGTTGCAGACAAAAATGATTGAGTTGGATTGTTCCTCCTCACGATCAGTACCGTTCTCCTCTCTTTGCTGCAGGAAGACTATGAAACGAAGGAGGAGAAAAAGAAACGAAGACAAAATTGATACTTCATCATATATCTCTAATCATACTGTGTTCTCTTATTTTG AAAAAACGGAAGCAGATGGCCATTCTATTGAAGACAATGCCAACTTAG CGGATGACAACACAAAAGGAAATAATGATGCTGATTGGCTACTTGGTATTGAAGGAGGTGATACCACTGTTGAACAGATTCTTTTAAGCATTCAAGCTGCCCAAGACAGGGTATTCAGTCTGAGATCAAATCTCAAGCAAGCAATGGCTAAGAAGAATAAGGGAATAACCCTTAAAATTCACACATCGGTCAATGGTACACAGAGCTCAAATTGCTCCCCAGGAAAGGGCAAAGTTGCTGGACTGCATGAAAGATCTCCCCAGGACACATCAGAATGTGATATGGATGATTCTGCCATGCCTGATAGTGCTGTCTCGAGCTATGGAGAAGCTAGCAACATGGATATTTTTGAGAGCACCATGAGTCTATTGTCTGAAGGCCCACATCGGATTGGAGAATTCCGTGAA AGTTCTGAAGATGTATTGATTGACAACCAAGCAGCAGAGGAAGGTTACCAAAATTTTGAGGTGATCAGCCATCCAAGCAAGCGTCTAAGGGTATCAGTGAAGCGAGAAGCTGGGGCACATTCCGAGGATGAGAGTGTTGCCCCTGTTATCGCAGTCAAAAAAGAAGAAACACAGGAAGAAGCCACCACCAGCTTCAGTCTGCATGGGGCATTCCTGAAGCCCTGCTTCACAGGGAAGAGGCAGGAGAGGAAGCCAAAGAAGCAAATGAAGCGAAGACGAGGTGGTCCATCTGCAGCAGCAGCTCTCATCTCGTGGAGGAGCAAGAGGATCCGGAAGAAGAAGCAACTCTAG